From the genome of Epinephelus lanceolatus isolate andai-2023 chromosome 23, ASM4190304v1, whole genome shotgun sequence, one region includes:
- the net1 gene encoding neuroepithelial cell-transforming gene 1 protein isoform X2 has product MVAYDELGSLVPIKRTLQVIDYQNQANKESEEPSTKRVRPLGRVTSLANLISPVKNGAVRRFGQTIQASFRGDGKSPGMPQKPCSKAAAPTPPKRRNSTLWSETLDIHQKGTFSTKEIKRQEAIFELSRGEQDLIEDLQLARKAYHDPMLKLSIMSEEELTHIFGNLDAYIPLHEDLLAQLSKATGPDGTVGEIGQIVVSWLPRLNAYKDYCSNQLAAKALLDQKKQDRRVQDFLQRCLESPFSRKLDLWSFLDIPRSRLVKYPLLLKEILRHTPPEHTDAASLEEAITIMQGVLSDINMKKGESECQYYIDKLEYLDDRQRDPLIEQCKSLLCHGELRNKSGTKLHVFLFTELLVLTRPVTRNERQCFQVYRQPIPVHDLVLEDLQDGDVRMGGSFRGAFSNADKAKNIFRVRPQDPSQAQSHTLQVNDVFHKQQWLNCLRSAISVHRPLSEPSTPSPPVSDSRFKRRPSSVSAIVHMEEADENCPQPASQSAPSSPSNSTTPSPTTTSPSSRSSSSSLSTTSSTSPLSSPTLLKTKKDKKSLCSLGKRKETMV; this is encoded by the exons ATGGTGGCTTACGATGAACTGGGTAGCTTGGTGCCTATCAAACGGACTCTGCAAGTGATAGACTACCAGAACCAAGCCAACAAAGAGTCAGAG GAACCCAGCACAAAGCGTGTCCGTCCTCTCGGCAGGGTGACGTCGCTAGCCAACCTCATCTCTCCGGTGAAGAATGGGGCCGTCCGGCGCTTCGGCCAAACCATCCAG GCCTCTTTCAGGGGCGATGGAAAGTCGCCGGGCATGCCCCAGAAGCCTTGCAGCAAGGCGGCGGCCCCAACACCACCCAAAAGGAGGAACAGCACGCTGTGGTCAGAGACGCTAGACATCCACCAGAAGGGAACTTTCTCAACCAAAGAGATCAAGCGGCAGGAG gcCATATTTGAGCTGTCTCGTGGAGAACAGGACCTGATCGAGGACCTCCAGCTTGCACGCAAG GCGTACCATGACCCGATGCTGAAGCTCTCCATTATGTCTGAGGAGGAGCTCACTCACATCTTCGGCAACCTGGATGCCTACATCCCTCTGCACGAGGATCTCCTGGCACAGCTTTCCAAAGCCACAGGGCCGGATGGGACCGTGGGCGAGATCGGGCAGATTGTCGTGAGCTGG CTGCCCAGGCTTAACGCCTACAAGGACTACTGCAGCAACCAGCTGGCAGCCAAGGCGCTGCTGGACCAGAAGAAGCAGGACCGCAGGGTACAGGACTTCCTGCAGCGCTGCCTTGAGTCACCCTTTAGCAGGAAGCTGGACCTGTGGAGCTTCCTGGACATCCCACGCTCCCGCCTGGTCAAATACCCACTGCTGCTTAAAGAGATACTGAGACACACTCCACCAGAGCACACAGACGCTGCCAGCCTGGAAGAAGCG ATCACCATCATGCAGGGTGTGCTGTCAGACATCAATATGAAGAAGGGAGAGTCTGAGTGCCAGTACTACATCGACAAGCTGGAGTATCTGGATGACAGGCAGAGGGACCCTCTTATCGAGCAATGCAAGAGCCTACTGTGTCACGGGGAGCTGCGGAACAAGAGCGGCACG aAGTTGCATGTGTTCCTGTTCACTGAGCTGCTGGTTCTGACCCGCCCCGTCACCAGGAACGAGCGCCAGTGTTTCCAGGTTTACCGGCAGCCAATCCCAGTGCACGATCTTGTGTTGGAGGACCTGCAGGACGGAGACGTCAGAATGGGCGGCTCCTTCAGAGGCGCCTTCAGCAATGCAGATAAAG CCAAGAACATTTTCCGCGTGCGTCCCCAAGACCCAAGCCAGGCGCAGTCCCACACGCTGCAGGTCAACGATGTTTTCCATAAACAGCAGTGGCTCAATTGCCTCCGCAGCGCCATTTCCGTCCACCGGCCCCTCAGCGAGCCCTCCACGCCCTCCCCGCCTGTGAGCGACTCCCGCTTCAAGCGCCgcccctcctctgtctctgccaTCGTCCACATGGAGGAAGCAGACGAGAACTGCCCACAGCCGGCTTCTCAGTCTGCCCCCAGCTCACCGAGCAACAGCACAACCCCCAGCCCCACCACAACGTCCCCTTCATCTCGCTCCTCCTCATCGTCTTTGTCAACGACATCTTCGACGTCGCCGCTCTCCTCACCCACATTGCTCAAAACCAAAAAGGACAAGAAATCTTTGTGTTCTTTAGGGAAGAGAAAAGAGACTATGGTGTGA